The genomic stretch GATGTATTTTAGAGCCCGTTCActtgtcttataagccgtatTTTTTCTGTCAGCCTTCTCCATCTCTTGTAGACCTCTCATTATGATTCCAGGAGATttattggtgaagctattttcaaTTAATCCGTTTGGGGCTTTGAGAGTCACGAGAGAGGTTCTAGAAGCGCTAGCTACCAGAAGAGGGCTTGTTAAAATGATGGAGAaactattaggccttgtttgattcctataaaattttgtaaaatttttcagatttcttgtcccatcgaattttgcggcatatacatagagcattaaatataagtaaaagaaataactatttgtatagtttacctgtaatttataagacgaatcttttgagcctaattaatctacaatttaataatatttattaaatataaacgaaagtgctaccgtatctattttgtattttttttccatATTATGTAGGCCTCGATGGAGGTGAACCGACCAGGCGACACGCTACCCGCCCTGCTGTAATGACGTGGGTAGCTTGGGGAGCAAGTATTGGGCTGCGACCTGCGAGAGGTCGATCGAGCCGGCCGGCCGTTCACTCTGCAGCTTCGGCTCCGTTGCACGTACTTGCCGGGGGCGGCGCGAGTGCGCATTACTACATGTGTATGTGGAGACGACGACGCGTTTGCGTGTGCAATTTCCACGCATCCCGGGCGATCGGTGCATGTGCGCGGGCATGCGTAGTACGTTACGCGCCGGGCAGGACAGAGGACAAGGACAGGAGTGAGAGGTGATTGATCGTGACGACGATTTGACGTCGACCGGTGGAGGCCAACTGTCGTCGACAACGTCAAAACTTGTACGCGCGCGCCGGCCGTCTCACGGAGTCATATGGATATGGGCCGGCATGGCTAGCCGTAGCAGCGTGGCGTAAATAATGTTAATCGACGACGGTACTGAATCCCGCGTTGGACGAATCCCTACTAGTTGATCGTTGTTGACAGCGTATGTGCATGCATGCTCATCCGGTAACATATAGATTAATTGCTTAATCAACTTGGCCGCCGCCCATCCAGCTTGCATTGTAGCGCATTGACGTGGACGTGCATGCCTGCGTCTGCGTGCGCCAACTCGTGGGTCACGACGTCTAGCGCAACGCCGCCCCCTTTTCGTCGTTCCCAGCACATCACTCCCGCGCGCGCACCGTCGCCGGGCGCGGCGGCCGTATGCGTGCGTGCCGTGCCGACCAGCTGCCAGGTAAATTAAAGGTCACCACCACATGCCGTAACGGCCACCGGATTCCCGCCCTTATCCTCGCGCGCCATCGAGCCAAACAGCAATCCGCCCGCGCGCACGACCACAGCGAGCGCGGCAGCgcgcctatatatatatatatataaacgtaGCAGCTCACCCACACCTAAAGTTGCCTAGTACGTGCAGCTGCAGCGTCGTCCTCCCTCCCCTCCACCCATCGAATTCCATTCCATCCTTTGCTTCCATTCCACTTCAAATCAAAGGGGCGCGcgcatcgcatcgcatcgcatGCTTGCTCTCCTCGCGATCAATCAGAGTTCTCTCTGTCTCTGATAGTGATACATATACCCTCTGCTCACTTCTTGAATAACTGCTCCGATCCGCCGACGAACAAACGTACAACAGAATGCACCCCATGACGACGAGCTGCGAGTTCGCCGCCGTCCTGGCGCTCCGGTCGAACCGCAGCCGACCAtcatctccgccgccgccgctgctgccggCTTCCGTGGCCAATAAGAAACCCgctgcctcctcctccacctccacgCGACGATGGCGCTGCGCGTCGTCCCGCCGCGACGACGACGCGGATGAGTTCAGCTGCAacggcaccggcggcggcggcggcggggggcgGATGGTGGACGAGGGGATGGTGGTCCTGCGGCGACGGATCCACGAGATGGAGGCCCCGGAGCGCGGGTGGGAGCCTCCCCAGGAGTGGGCGGCGTGGGAGAAGGAGTGGTACGCCACCTACGACGCCGACGTCTGCCACCTCCTCGGCGTCCTCCAGGCGTTCCTCGTCAGCTCCCGgcccggcgtcggcgtcgggctCGTCGCCGTGCTCGCGCTCGCGGTGCCGGCCTCCGCCTTTGTCCTCGTCTCACTCCTCCTCGACGCTTCGCGGGCGATCGTCTCCAGTCTGCACCAGTGATGATGCATGATCGATCAAACTGACAACTACACGTCGCACGCACATCATCCTTTTATATACATTCTTTCGTTCCTTAATTACTCTGTCATCACACGCGATACGTACGTAATGATCTTGTCCTTTATTATAACTCTGTATTCATGACAATTGCTAGGTACAAACAAGAATATCAAAAAGTGAATGTGACTGCTTATGAGTATCTAGCTGCATGATTCTATCTTTTTTGTATAAATAACACCGCTAGGGGTCACTGTCGAGTCTGGGTTCAACCAGCAGTGACTTTCATTTTCACATTTTCATATACTTTATTATTACATTTACATATATGTTACTATCtaatattttaaatttgataTTAATAATGCATACATAAGTATACCAAAACAAGTGGATAACGAAGaaaggatgaaaacggtcggaaACGGTCGAAAACGGAATTATAATGTGGAAAACGAATGCAGTCGGTACAGAATATTTCTATATTTTAGCAATTAAAGAgtacaaaaaataaataaaaatggttGTGAAACCAACTAAAACTGATAAATTTTTATGTTTGACAAAATTCGAAAATAGTTTCATAATATAGAAAACGATATCATAATATAGAAAACGAAAGCGGTCGGTACGGAATATTTCCGTTCCGTTTTCATCCATCATATTAGAAAAGATATACATACATAATAGGTATGGAGACATTACAAACCAAAACCCATACAAACATAATTACACATGATGGCCTCATTCCTACAAACCAAGTGGAGCGCACCCACTACTACTGATTATTATTACGTGAACATCTCTGACTGTGTAATTGAGCACATCATTTAAGTACATCAACGCATAATAAATTAGTGCATTCTCTTTTGCTTCACATGTCCGAGCACATGGTCTACCAAAGATGCAAACAAAATGGTCTGCTTACGAGTTCAAAATATGATGTATATACCTCATTTATTAAAATcattatttgattttttttatgacAAGCATAACATTCAAAATATGCTTGGATAcaattattttttttccttattTTTATGAATACTTTTAGGTATTCACGCTTAAAAGTATTTGTTCAGGCACCCATCGTTTAGTGTTTGTTCGAGCTATACAGTCAATTAAACGTGACTGATTAAACAAAAATACGGCTACTAGACATTAAATAGCATTGGAACGTTGTGTAAATGGACTAcgccagtggcggatctaggaTTTTAATCATGGGAGTACGAACGAAAACGATATAGTTCATCGATATGAACATAACATAATTAGATCACTAAACAGTGATAAAATAGTTGTGAATATAGAGTGTTAAGGTTGTTATATAAGCTGAGTAGACTAGCAATTATGTATAACAATgtattatacatatatatattattaaaaagtatacatattaaatgtttttcaaaaaaaattggggGGACAGCTGTCCCCCATGCTACTACTCTAGAACCGCCACGACCATTACGGCAAATATGTCCTACACGTACTCCAGTGGATACAATGTGAATGGAACTGCTCTCTCCACAACGGAAGGCACGAAATTCGGCCCGGTCATGTAGCAGGCCCACTAATAAGACGGCCCACGGAAGAGCGCGCAGTTCAGGCTCGGAGAGCGCACAATGCAGCAGACAAGAGAAAGACACGGGCACGCTCgattagtaccacctcgcctgccTGACGAGAGCCAAATGGGAGGGCTCGCTATAAAACAAAGGCCAGGGGCGACGTTGCTCCATACTTACCTGGATGGGGTCGATGGGCGATCAGTAAGGCCCATGGCCTGGATCAGTGGCCCACATTGCACTTTTGGTGGGTGCGCTGGTCTACCATCTCCCCAAGTGGGAGAGTGGACGTCGTAATTTGTGGTAGAGGGGGTACGCGTTCGCGCGGCCCCTGCCAATTCTGTAAATTAAATTTTGGTCCTCTTGCCAATTCCTTAAAATTAAACTTTGGTCCCTCTTGTCTTTTCAATTGGGTCCTTGGTTTGGTTGCAAGGTGAAGTTTTCGGACTAATCTTTATAATCTGGTCCTGTGCGTCTTGTTAATTGGGGTCCTTGCTTTGGGAGTTTTTTTAATCAGGTCAGCTGAAGTTTCGTTACAGCTTCACTGTATATATAGTTATTatatgtttatttatttatatatcttGTGCTCAGCCACAAAGCAATAGCACAAACACTTGGGCCTTGCATGGAATTGGGCTCAATTCTAGACTATAAGCTCTGGGCCAAAATTGGATCTCTTTTTCCTTCCATTCATGCCTTGTGTCCCCCATTCACGGGCGGACGGAGACATCCATGCAATCGGACAGCTCCACATTCCACACCCTGTACGCCCCGAACGCCGCGATGTCGACAACCAGCAGCGCCGCCTTGACCCCTGTTGGGGAACggctgcatccttccccctggtagcgtcgaaggttatccttcacccGACGAACCTCCGACGTCTGAAGCGTTGGAGGATATCCTCCACTGGAAAAtactaatgttgacgactcgtcttgtcgtgctaagtgtgtgcaggaACTGGGACACCGGCGGAGGCCCACAAGCAAAGAAAGGGggggaacctccgaccctcccgggtccgaggatggcgaGAGACGCGGCCaggccgaggaacctccgactcaGGCTGAGGGACCTCCGACACTGAAGCGTCGGAGGATCTGCGAttgggcggaggatccaagcctccgtCCAGCTGAAGCCCCAGACAGGGGGTAAACGAAGGGCTCGCAATGTGAAATTACGCGGGTGACTTAGGGTCAATAGACTGTGATGtaagaatatgctggaatatcCCCCCACCGTCATGGGGTatttatgtaaatgtcattaggtcggtttccgggccctatataaggggcgtgatGCCTTCATTAATAAAGAGGGAGAGCATTCATTGTATTCACCTACTGTCGAGCTCACTGTTCACTACTGTTCACCCTCTCACGGTACCGAGTGAGAAGGTCCTCGATTCGCTGTGCTGCTGGGGAGTGCGCGGAGCATtttcccaacattggcgcccaccgtggggccGAAGGAACACCTgcgatggctggaaagagaaCAAGCACCACAAGACCTCGGGCAAAGCCCTCCAGGAGAGGAAGGCCGAGAAGGGCCGTGCGGAGCACATATGCGACCGTGGAGGGGGAAAGCTCTGAGGGCGAGCAGCCGGAGCCCAGCCAGGAACCTCCTCCCACCGCAGGGCCGGCACAGCCCTCGGCCACGCAAGAGCTCCAGCTACTGCAGACGCAGCTGCAGAACCTTCAGCGGGAGCGAGACCGAATCGCTGCCGCCTACGCCGCCAGCCAAGAGGCAGGAGTGGCTGCAACGCAGGCGACTGAGATCAGGCAGCAGCTCTCAATCTTGCAGGCGGAGatccttagcatgcaacctccGCAGCCGACGATCCAACCCACTGTTCAACCCAGCGTCGGTCCAACAGTAAGTGCGCAGCTGACAGACTACGGTGGTGCGCTGAGGAGCACATTGGACCTTCGTTCCCCTTTGTCCGAAGGATTACAAACCTCACCTTGGCCGGCAACCTACAAACCCATCACGCTACCCAAGTTCAACAGAAAAGCTGACCCACGCcaattcctgatgagtttcgagGCAGCTGTAGCCTCAGCTGGGGGGAACGAAACTGTAATGGCGAAATCCTTTGTGATCGCGGCCGAAGGAGATGCCTTGGCATGGTACTCGATGCTCAAACCCGGGTCCATCTACtcatgggagaaccttcgaGATAAGATTTTGGCAAATTTCCAAGGGTTCGCTGTTGAATCACTAACCTCCACGGACCTGTTCCAGtgtcgccagagtcagggagagGCACTGCGGGAATACTTCCAAAGGTTCGTGCAGACTAAGGCGAGAGCACCCGGCGTGCCGGAGGAGGTTGCCATTGAAGCAGCCATCAAAGGTCTTCGCATAGGACCCTTTGCAGCTCACTTGGCCAGAGAAAAGCCAGCATCCATGCACGAGTTGTACCATGAGTTCGAGAAGTATTGCAGGTCAGACAACGACTACCGCAAGAGGTTGGAAGACCAAAACTCTCAGAAGAGGCAGAGCAATGATAGAAACACGCAGAAGAAGAACCTTAGCCAGGATGAACGCCGACCACAGCGAGAGGCTGGTGGACAAATGATGAATATTGAGCAACCGAGGAATGACAGGCCGGAACATAACCGTCCACCGGCAGAAACGCGAAACTCGGAACGCAGACCCAATCAAGCCGGAAGAGGGGGTCGAAACGCAGGATGgcaaaaaaatcaaaatcagcGGCCGCAGAAGCAGTATTGTTTCTTCCATGGAgaggagaagggtcactccaccaggGATTGCCCGGATGCAAAGGAAACCCAAGAGAGGATCAAGAGCAGGTCAGCTCCACAACCTCCGACACCGGTTGCTCAACCTCGGGAGGTGAATCACACATTCCCTCAAACCTTCTACCACTCATATGTCAGAGGATCAAGCCAGCAACACCTAGCTCCAGTCCAGCCTAGCGCGCTAGCCTCCGCTTACTATCCTAGCTTCCTACCAGCTTGGCGCCCAGCCCAGCAACCCACGGATCACAACCATCCTCCACGACCtccacagattacatacatcgAAACCCCGCAGCCCCACCAGCAGTCGCTACCTCCTCCCCCAAACCAACTACAGCTACTCCAAGCTCCACCTCCACCAAAAACTGAACCCCACCCAGATAATCAAATCGGCCCTCATACGCCGCTGCCTACGATAGGAATGAGCCTACCAATAGCCGGGGGGTCCTCAATGGAATTTTAGacaaagaagcagaagaaggatcacctcCGGCTTGTCAACAACATCGCAGTTCAAGGGCCGGTCAGATGCActgattggtccagaaccccaataaccttcaccgaGGAAGATCTAAGGTTAGAAAGCTACCCACATACGGATGTCATGGTCGTAACAACAAATGTTGCAGGTTGGGGAGTGAGCAGGATCTTGATAGACTCAGGGAGTTCCGTAGACATAATATTTCCCGGAACCTTcgaccaaatgaagctcagTAGAAGCCAACTTCAACCTTCGGAATCACCTTTGATTGGATTCGAAGGGAAGCAGATACATGCTCTGGGAAAGGTCGCCCTGCCTGTATCCTTTGGCACATCTGAGAATGCGAGAACAGAGTATGTTACCTTCGACGTGGTAGACTTGCACTACCCGTACAACGCCATATTCGGGCGGGGATTCTTGAACAAGTTTAATGCGGCTACTCATATGGgatacctgtgcatgaaaatcccgGCTCTGCACGGAGTGATCACTATTCACGGAAGTCAAAAGGAGGCAAGAAACATAGAGAAGGCAATCTACAAGTCTTTCCGGAACATAAATTCT from Sorghum bicolor cultivar BTx623 chromosome 3, Sorghum_bicolor_NCBIv3, whole genome shotgun sequence encodes the following:
- the LOC8079043 gene encoding uncharacterized protein LOC8079043 translates to MHPMTTSCEFAAVLALRSNRSRPSSPPPPLLPASVANKKPAASSSTSTRRWRCASSRRDDDADEFSCNGTGGGGGGGRMVDEGMVVLRRRIHEMEAPERGWEPPQEWAAWEKEWYATYDADVCHLLGVLQAFLVSSRPGVGVGLVAVLALAVPASAFVLVSLLLDASRAIVSSLHQ